In Streptomyces sp. NBC_01717, one DNA window encodes the following:
- the carA gene encoding glutamine-hydrolyzing carbamoyl-phosphate synthase small subunit, which translates to MTTSTRGASRVPAVLVLEDGRAFRGRAYGAVGETFGEAVFSTGMTGYQETLTDPSYHRQVVVMTAPHVGNTGVNDEDPESQRIWVAGYVVRDPARLPSNWRSQRSLDEELERQGVVGISGIDTRALTRHLRERGAMRVGIFSGDAVADEAALLARVKEAPEMVGADLSAEVATKETYVVPAIGTKKFTVAAIDLGIKGMTPHRMAERGIEVHVLPATATLDEVYAVEPDGVFFSNGPGDPATADHPVSVMQGVLERRTPLFGICFGNQILGRALGFGTYKLKYGHRGINQPVQDRTTGKVEVTAHNHGFAVDAPLDKVSDTKFGRAEVSHVCLNDQVVEGLQLLDQPAFSVQYHPEAAAGPHDAAYLFDRFVSLMEGQRA; encoded by the coding sequence ATGACGACCTCCACCCGGGGAGCCTCCAGGGTTCCCGCCGTACTCGTCCTGGAGGACGGCCGCGCCTTCCGCGGCCGTGCCTATGGGGCCGTGGGGGAGACCTTCGGCGAGGCGGTGTTCTCCACCGGCATGACGGGCTACCAGGAGACGCTGACCGACCCGTCGTACCACCGCCAGGTCGTCGTGATGACCGCCCCGCACGTAGGCAACACCGGTGTGAACGACGAGGACCCCGAGTCGCAGCGGATCTGGGTCGCCGGATACGTGGTGCGCGACCCCGCGCGGCTGCCCTCCAACTGGCGCTCGCAGCGCTCGCTCGACGAGGAGCTGGAGCGTCAGGGAGTCGTCGGCATCAGCGGCATCGACACCCGCGCCCTCACCCGCCACCTGCGCGAGCGCGGCGCCATGCGCGTCGGCATCTTCTCCGGTGACGCCGTCGCCGACGAGGCCGCCCTGCTGGCCCGCGTCAAGGAAGCCCCCGAGATGGTGGGCGCCGACCTGTCCGCCGAGGTCGCGACCAAGGAGACGTACGTCGTCCCCGCGATCGGCACGAAGAAGTTCACCGTCGCCGCGATCGACCTCGGCATCAAGGGCATGACCCCGCACCGGATGGCCGAGCGCGGCATCGAGGTGCACGTCCTGCCCGCCACCGCCACCCTCGACGAGGTGTACGCGGTCGAGCCCGACGGAGTCTTCTTCTCCAACGGCCCCGGCGACCCGGCCACCGCCGACCACCCGGTCTCCGTCATGCAGGGCGTCCTGGAGCGGAGGACGCCGCTCTTCGGCATCTGCTTCGGCAACCAGATCCTGGGCCGTGCCCTCGGCTTCGGCACCTACAAGCTGAAGTACGGCCACCGCGGCATCAACCAGCCGGTGCAGGACCGCACAACCGGCAAGGTCGAGGTCACCGCGCACAACCACGGCTTCGCCGTCGACGCCCCGCTGGACAAGGTGTCCGACACGAAGTTCGGCCGCGCCGAGGTCTCCCACGTCTGCCTGAACGACCAGGTCGTCGAGGGATTGCAACTCCTCGACCAGCCGGCCTTCAGCGTCCAGTACCACCCCGAGGCGGCCGCCGGCCCGCACGACGCCGCGTACCTCTTCGACCGTTTCGTATCCCTGATGGAGGGCCAGCGTGCCTAA
- a CDS encoding dihydroorotase encodes MSKILIRGAKILGGEPQDVLIDGETIAQVGTGIDAGDAVVVEAEGQILLPGLVDLHTHLREPGREDSETVLTGTKAAAVGGFTAVHAMANTFPVADTAGVVEQVWRLGKESGYCDVQPIGAVTVGLEGKHLAELGAMHDSAAGVKVFSDDGKCVDDAVIMRRALEYVKAFDGVVAQHAQEPRLTEGAQMNEGIVSAELGLGGWPAVAEESIIARDVLLAAHVDSRVHICHLSTAGSVEIVRWAKSKGWNVTAEVTPHHLLLTDELVRSYNPVYKVNPPLRTEADVMALREALADGTIDCVATDHAPHPHEDKDCEWAAAAMGMVGLETALSVVQQTMVETGLLDWTGVADRMSVRPAAIGRLEGHGRPVSPGEPANLTLVDPAYRGVVDPAGFASRSRNTPYEGRELPGRVTHTFLRGRATVVDGKLA; translated from the coding sequence ATGAGCAAGATCCTTATTCGCGGCGCGAAGATCCTCGGCGGCGAGCCGCAGGACGTCCTGATCGACGGCGAGACCATCGCGCAGGTCGGTACGGGTATCGATGCCGGAGACGCCGTGGTGGTCGAGGCCGAGGGGCAGATTCTGCTGCCCGGGCTGGTCGACCTCCACACCCACCTGCGCGAGCCCGGCCGCGAGGACTCCGAGACCGTCCTCACCGGCACCAAGGCCGCGGCGGTCGGCGGCTTCACCGCCGTGCATGCCATGGCGAACACCTTCCCGGTCGCCGACACCGCCGGCGTCGTCGAGCAGGTCTGGCGGCTCGGCAAGGAGTCCGGCTATTGCGACGTGCAGCCGATCGGCGCCGTCACCGTCGGCCTGGAGGGCAAGCACCTCGCCGAACTCGGCGCCATGCACGATTCGGCCGCCGGAGTGAAAGTCTTCTCCGACGACGGCAAGTGCGTCGACGACGCCGTGATCATGCGGCGCGCGCTGGAGTACGTGAAGGCGTTCGACGGTGTCGTCGCCCAGCACGCCCAGGAGCCCCGCCTCACCGAGGGCGCCCAGATGAACGAGGGCATCGTCTCGGCCGAGCTCGGCCTCGGTGGCTGGCCCGCCGTCGCCGAGGAGTCGATCATCGCCCGCGATGTCCTCCTCGCCGCCCACGTCGACTCCCGGGTGCACATCTGCCACCTGTCGACCGCCGGCTCCGTCGAGATCGTCCGCTGGGCCAAGTCCAAGGGCTGGAACGTCACCGCCGAGGTCACCCCGCACCACCTGCTCCTCACCGACGAGCTCGTACGGTCGTACAACCCCGTCTACAAGGTGAACCCGCCGCTGCGTACCGAGGCCGATGTGATGGCCCTGCGCGAGGCGCTCGCCGATGGCACGATCGACTGCGTCGCCACCGACCACGCCCCGCACCCGCACGAGGACAAGGACTGCGAGTGGGCCGCGGCCGCCATGGGCATGGTGGGCTTGGAGACCGCGCTCTCGGTCGTCCAGCAGACGATGGTCGAGACCGGTCTGCTCGACTGGACGGGTGTCGCGGACCGGATGTCCGTCCGCCCCGCGGCCATCGGCCGCCTGGAAGGCCACGGCCGTCCCGTCTCGCCCGGTGAGCCTGCCAACCTCACGCTGGTCGATCCGGCATACCGTGGAGTCGTGGACCCCGCGGGCTTCGCCTCCCGCAGCCGCAACACCCCGTACGAGGGGCGCGAGCTGCCGGGTCGCGTCACCCACACGTTCCTGCGGGGCCGTGCCACGGTCGTCGACGGGAAGCTCGCGTGA
- a CDS encoding PH-like domain-containing protein, whose translation MTSLTPLYQLAAEQKSADVTDLSARISWVIGLVVFIAFVYWLMRQGWKWRGTLQSDLPELPVTPDGYAAQPPLLTMTGRYHASTTAGHWLDRIVAHGLGTRSRVELTLTEQGLDVVRPGAADFFVPAAQLRDARLDKGIAGKVLPEGGLLIITWALGDKLIDSGFRSDHSAEHAAWVDAIHHLTDSTTEGIAR comes from the coding sequence GTGACATCACTCACCCCCCTGTACCAGCTGGCCGCCGAGCAGAAGTCGGCGGACGTGACCGACCTGTCCGCCCGCATCAGCTGGGTGATCGGACTCGTCGTCTTCATCGCCTTCGTCTACTGGCTGATGCGCCAGGGATGGAAGTGGCGGGGAACCCTGCAGTCCGACCTGCCGGAGCTGCCCGTCACGCCGGACGGGTACGCGGCACAGCCACCCCTGCTGACGATGACCGGCCGCTACCACGCCTCGACGACCGCCGGGCATTGGCTCGACCGGATCGTCGCCCACGGCCTCGGCACCCGCAGCCGCGTCGAGCTCACCCTGACCGAACAGGGTCTCGACGTCGTACGCCCCGGCGCGGCCGACTTCTTCGTCCCGGCCGCGCAGCTGCGTGACGCCCGGCTCGACAAGGGCATCGCGGGCAAGGTCCTCCCCGAGGGCGGCCTGCTGATCATCACCTGGGCGCTCGGCGACAAGCTGATCGACTCCGGCTTCCGCTCCGACCACTCGGCCGAACACGCGGCCTGGGTCGACGCCATCCACCACCTCACCGACAGCACTACGGAAGGCATCGCGCGATGA